The stretch of DNA GACAGAATAAAAGAGttattgaagaagcatgaagaagagtgggcacgaactaggtgctccattatgacagatgcttggacagatagaaaaaggagaagcatcatgaacctatgtgttaattctaatgcaggtactgctttcctttcttctagagagtcttcagatgaagcacatacaagtgaacttatctttgagtatgtggataaatgcattgagcaagttgggccacaaaacgtcatccaagtagtaaccgacaatgctgccaataatatgggagcggcaaaattattgaaggtgaagaggtcaaatatcttttggacctcatgtgctactcacaccatcaatttgatgcttgaaagtattggaaaactgtcgaagtataagaaagtcattgatcaggccaagagtttcacaatcttcatttatgcacaccataagaccttgtccttaatgaggtcatttacaaagaagagggatatagtgagaccaGGAGTTACTAGATTCGCTTCTGCTTTCTTGACTTTacagagtttgatggagaaaaaggcccaattgagggcaatgtttaccagctccgaatgggaggagtgcaaatggtcaaagattgttaaagggaaagcagcctatgctactgtgatgagcattgctttttggaatggtgtgactATATGCCTTAAagtttttgcacctttggtgaaggtacttcgaattgttgatgcggatagaaagccttctatgggctttttatgtggagagattaagcaagcaaaggaagatattaaggaggccttaaataatcttgaaaagaactataagcctattatggagattattgaagcaagggtaaaagataggctagatagtccactacattttgcagcttaccttttgaatccctactactttttcaaggatatggatatacaacttgataatgaagtgattgatgggctttttaactgtgtggagatgttttatcattatgatggtgaattgcaaggccatgttataaatgttgagttgccaaagtatactcgtaaagatggagcttttggaaaatcgtgggcaactcaagggtgtgcgaaaaatgatgacaattataatccaggtataaaattcttttaatcctttctattgtgtattagtgtataaattaaatttgtttactttatacttgtttgacctgtgtagttacatggtggatgacttatggaaatcaaactccaaacttgcaacgaatggcgagAAAGATTCTCTCGTTAACCACTAGTTCatccggttgtgaaagaaattggagcacttttgaaggggttagtgtatatatgaattatatttatttactatcaattagttatccttattcagttatcatttatattgatattgcttttattttatttatgtagatacatacgaagaaaagaaatagactagacgtgaatcgattgaacaatctagtctatgttcaatttaatgcgaaattgatgaacaagcacaaaagggagaaggaaaggaatgttgatgtgctacttgctagtgatgctagtaatgcacaaggatagatcgttgatggagaagatgatgaagaagttgagcctggtacggggctcacttgggaagtggttggtgaagcatcgggagcagacgagatgcttcaagctcgaagaagttctaggatgagagagcttcatgaagatgattttcaatcagaagaagaagatgagcaagaaatcaatgaatttgattttgagtccgatgaagatcgtgtattggaagaatatggagaggaagaaga from Diospyros lotus cultivar Yz01 chromosome 6, ASM1463336v1, whole genome shotgun sequence encodes:
- the LOC127804066 gene encoding uncharacterized protein LOC127804066, producing the protein MFYHYDGELQGHVINVELPKYTRKDGAFGKSWATQGCAKNDDNYNPVTWWMTYGNQTPNLQRMARKILSLTTSSSGCERNWSTFEGIHTKKRNRLDVNRLNNLVYVQFNAKLMNKHKREKERNVDVLLASDASNAQG